A region from the Halosolutus gelatinilyticus genome encodes:
- a CDS encoding tryptophanase codes for MVAYRSKVVERIELPSRERRERTLSEAGYNVFNIPAEEVYVDLLTDSGTGAMSDAQWAALIRGDEAYAGSRSFEELRSAVADVMGFEYVLPTHQGRGAENVLYGTVLSEGDVALNNTHFDTTRAHVANQGAEPVDCPTDAAHDRDSEAPFKGNFSIDRAREFVDEVGRDRVPLVILTITNNSAAGQPVSVENTRRVSEFAEEIDATFVVDACRFAENAYFVRERESEFADASIAEIAREQLSYADAVVMSGKKDGLANAGGFVATDDRDLFERCKPRTILYEGFPTYGGMAGRDVAALAVGLREAVEDAYVADRVDGIREFGQLLADAGVPIVTPTSGHAVYVDAGAALPDVPADDFPGQAFVCELYREGGVRGVELGSFAFPETDRPELVRLAVPRRMYHGDHFEHVAEAAAAVIEKRSDVSGFRVATNPEIPELRHFTAELEPISS; via the coding sequence ATGGTCGCGTACCGATCGAAAGTCGTCGAACGGATCGAACTCCCGTCGCGAGAGCGACGCGAACGCACCCTCTCGGAAGCCGGGTACAACGTCTTCAACATCCCCGCCGAGGAGGTGTACGTCGACCTGCTGACCGACAGCGGGACGGGCGCGATGAGCGACGCCCAGTGGGCCGCACTGATCCGCGGCGACGAGGCGTACGCCGGCTCGCGGAGCTTCGAAGAGCTTCGGTCAGCGGTCGCGGACGTTATGGGGTTCGAGTACGTGCTCCCGACCCACCAGGGACGGGGCGCGGAGAACGTCCTCTACGGGACCGTGCTTTCGGAGGGCGACGTCGCCCTGAACAACACCCACTTCGACACCACGCGCGCCCACGTCGCGAACCAGGGCGCGGAGCCGGTCGACTGTCCGACCGACGCGGCCCACGATCGCGATTCGGAGGCGCCGTTCAAGGGGAACTTCTCGATCGATCGCGCACGGGAATTCGTCGACGAGGTCGGTCGGGATCGGGTGCCGCTGGTGATCCTGACGATCACGAACAACTCGGCGGCGGGCCAGCCGGTCAGCGTCGAGAACACCCGGCGCGTCAGCGAGTTCGCGGAGGAGATCGACGCGACCTTCGTCGTCGACGCCTGCCGGTTCGCGGAGAACGCCTACTTCGTCCGGGAGCGCGAGTCCGAGTTCGCGGACGCCTCGATCGCGGAGATCGCCCGCGAACAGCTCTCCTACGCCGACGCCGTCGTGATGAGCGGCAAAAAGGACGGGCTGGCCAACGCGGGCGGCTTCGTCGCGACCGACGACCGGGATCTCTTCGAGCGGTGTAAGCCGCGGACGATCCTCTACGAGGGCTTTCCGACGTACGGCGGGATGGCCGGCCGCGACGTCGCGGCGCTCGCCGTGGGGCTGCGCGAGGCCGTCGAGGACGCCTACGTGGCCGATCGGGTCGACGGCATCCGCGAGTTCGGTCAGTTGCTCGCCGACGCGGGCGTCCCGATCGTCACGCCGACCAGCGGCCACGCGGTCTACGTCGACGCCGGTGCCGCGCTGCCCGACGTCCCCGCCGACGACTTCCCGGGCCAAGCATTCGTCTGCGAACTCTACCGCGAGGGCGGCGTCCGCGGGGTCGAACTCGGGAGTTTCGCCTTCCCGGAGACCGACCGACCCGAACTGGTCCGCCTCGCGGTTCCGCGGCGGATGTACCACGGAGACCACTTCGAGCACGTGGCCGAGGCGGCCGCGGCGGTCATCGAGAAGCGATCGGACGTCTCCGGCTTCCGGGTCGCGACGAACCCCGAGATTCCCGAACTCCGGCACTTCACCGCCGAACTCGAGCCGATATCGTCGTAG
- a CDS encoding long-chain fatty acid--CoA ligase, giving the protein MGGYDQTLRPFLWRAERLHPDQEVVSRTHEGIVRNTYDEYADRTRQLANALDEAGVGAGDRVGTFCWNHHRHAEVYFAAPNIGGQLHTINPLLPPEHIRYIVENAQDRVLFVDPSLLEPFEAAYDEEAFASVEQYVVMGSEVPEASLEPITDYESFIGAHDAAYDWPELDEETPAGMCYTSGTTGKPKGVEYTQQMLWSHTMATLTPQGLGIESDDVVMPVVPMFHVNAWGLPFTTTAAGAKHVYPGPSPDPADLVSLIEAEGVTLSAGVPTVWMGVLEYVRETDADLSSLDRVVIGGSAAPESLIRQYDELGVEVVHAWGMTEMSPIGTVAHLKPELEGLPDEEKDEKQAKQGLIVPGLEFKVVDDDGEEVPWNGEDFGELYVRGPWVTDSYFKRPDADEADFEGSWLKTGDIVTVDEDGYIQIVDRAKDVIKSGGEWISTVELENAIMAHDAVAEATVVGVPHEKWQERPAAFVVPAEDVPDDEDAFLAELNDFLSEDYPDWWTPDTVVYIDEVPKTATGKFDKKTLREEYATEDLLAEDAD; this is encoded by the coding sequence ATGGGAGGATACGATCAGACGCTGCGGCCGTTTCTGTGGCGCGCCGAACGGTTGCACCCGGACCAGGAAGTCGTCTCGCGGACGCACGAGGGGATCGTCCGCAACACCTACGACGAGTACGCCGATCGGACGCGCCAACTCGCGAACGCCCTCGACGAGGCGGGGGTCGGCGCGGGCGATCGAGTCGGGACGTTCTGCTGGAACCACCACCGGCACGCGGAGGTGTACTTCGCGGCGCCGAACATCGGCGGCCAGCTACACACGATCAACCCGCTGCTTCCGCCCGAGCATATCCGGTACATCGTCGAGAACGCGCAGGACAGGGTGCTCTTCGTCGATCCGTCGCTGCTCGAGCCGTTCGAGGCGGCCTACGACGAGGAAGCGTTCGCGAGCGTCGAGCAGTACGTCGTCATGGGGTCGGAGGTCCCCGAGGCGAGCCTCGAACCGATCACCGACTACGAGTCGTTTATCGGCGCCCACGACGCCGCGTACGACTGGCCCGAACTCGACGAGGAGACGCCCGCGGGGATGTGTTACACCTCGGGGACGACGGGCAAGCCGAAGGGCGTCGAGTACACCCAGCAGATGCTCTGGTCGCACACGATGGCCACCCTGACGCCGCAGGGCCTGGGCATCGAGTCGGACGACGTCGTCATGCCGGTCGTGCCGATGTTCCACGTCAACGCCTGGGGGCTCCCGTTCACGACGACGGCCGCAGGCGCGAAACACGTCTACCCCGGTCCGTCGCCCGATCCCGCCGACCTGGTCTCGCTCATCGAGGCGGAGGGCGTGACGCTCAGCGCCGGCGTCCCGACCGTCTGGATGGGCGTCCTCGAGTACGTCCGGGAGACCGACGCCGACCTCTCCAGCCTCGATCGGGTCGTCATCGGCGGCTCCGCGGCGCCCGAAAGCCTCATCCGCCAGTACGACGAGCTCGGCGTCGAGGTCGTCCACGCGTGGGGAATGACCGAGATGTCCCCGATCGGCACGGTCGCCCACCTCAAGCCGGAGTTGGAGGGTCTACCGGATGAAGAGAAAGACGAGAAGCAGGCCAAACAGGGGCTGATCGTCCCGGGCCTCGAGTTCAAGGTCGTCGACGACGACGGCGAGGAGGTGCCGTGGAACGGCGAGGACTTCGGCGAACTCTACGTCCGCGGACCGTGGGTCACGGACTCCTACTTCAAGCGGCCCGACGCCGACGAGGCCGACTTCGAAGGGTCGTGGCTCAAAACGGGCGACATCGTCACCGTCGACGAGGACGGCTACATTCAGATCGTCGATCGCGCGAAGGACGTGATCAAAAGCGGCGGCGAGTGGATCTCCACGGTCGAACTCGAGAACGCCATCATGGCCCACGACGCCGTCGCCGAGGCGACCGTCGTCGGCGTCCCCCACGAGAAGTGGCAGGAGCGCCCCGCCGCGTTCGTCGTGCCGGCCGAGGACGTCCCCGACGACGAAGACGCGTTCCTCGCGGAGCTAAACGACTTCCTCAGCGAGGACTATCCCGACTGGTGGACCCCGGACACCGTCGTCTACATCGACGAGGTGCCCAAGACCGCCACCGGCAAGTTCGACAAGAAGACGCTCCGCGAGGAGTACGCGACCGAGGACCTCCTCGCGGAGGACGCCGACTAG
- a CDS encoding ABC transporter permease — protein MSGESVAAAGERAASVDRSANTFLGDVWVNFKRWNLKAVRNPFVLVVSLVQPIIFLVLFTEVFGNVAGDAVNRGIPGISYETFLVPAIAIQVALAAAVTSGIGLVNDIENGMFEKVLVSPMNRTAVFVGKTAAEVFRIAIQVAIILGLGVLLGADIATGIVGAVGIVAVGVLFSLWFIALSNALAILTRDQESTIIGANLLQFPLLFLSSAFLPLSTLPGWIQTFATFNPVTYGVDAARALMLDRDVMTVVEVTRFDGAMNAVVPGVAVLAGLAIVLGAISVTLLARATSSDVQ, from the coding sequence ATGAGCGGCGAGTCGGTCGCCGCCGCCGGCGAACGGGCCGCGAGCGTCGACCGATCGGCGAACACGTTCCTCGGGGACGTCTGGGTCAACTTCAAGCGATGGAACCTCAAGGCGGTCCGCAACCCGTTCGTGCTGGTCGTCTCGCTGGTGCAGCCGATCATCTTCCTCGTCCTCTTCACGGAGGTGTTCGGCAACGTCGCCGGCGACGCCGTCAACCGTGGCATTCCGGGCATCAGCTACGAGACGTTTCTCGTACCGGCGATCGCCATCCAGGTCGCGCTCGCGGCGGCCGTCACCTCCGGCATCGGCCTCGTCAACGACATCGAGAACGGCATGTTCGAGAAGGTGCTCGTCTCGCCGATGAACCGGACCGCGGTGTTCGTCGGCAAGACCGCCGCGGAGGTGTTCCGGATCGCGATTCAGGTCGCGATCATCCTCGGTCTGGGCGTCCTCCTCGGCGCGGACATCGCGACGGGGATCGTCGGCGCCGTCGGAATCGTCGCCGTCGGCGTCCTCTTCTCGCTGTGGTTCATCGCCCTCTCGAACGCGCTGGCGATCCTCACCCGCGACCAGGAGTCGACGATCATCGGCGCGAACCTGCTGCAGTTCCCGCTGCTGTTCCTCTCCAGCGCGTTCCTGCCGCTTTCGACGCTTCCCGGTTGGATTCAGACGTTCGCCACGTTCAACCCAGTCACGTACGGCGTCGACGCCGCGCGGGCGCTGATGCTCGATCGGGACGTGATGACGGTCGTCGAGGTGACGCGGTTCGACGGCGCGATGAACGCGGTCGTCCCTGGCGTTGCGGTTCTGGCGGGTCTGGCGATCGTCCTCGGCGCGATCTCGGTCACGCTGCTGGCCCGAGCGACGAGTTCCGACGTGCAGTAG
- a CDS encoding ABC transporter ATP-binding protein, producing the protein MEPRESVDSADDRRNASQPETGLDPTARAGPFAVSVSDLRLTYSDGTEAVRRVDLAVPEGEFFGFLGPNGAGKTTTIKVLATLLSPTGGEVQVNGFDARSESRKVRESIGYMAQETSIDPELTAEENIKFACEAYGVPRGERADRIDQLLDLVGLADVADKRADEFSGGMKKRLDAATALVHEPPLVFLDEPTTGLDPKARNRLWEYFRAINDRGTTIFLTTQYLEEADQLCDRLAVINDGSIVAEGSPADLKRRVGGEILDVELQDGGDDRARAATIAREFDAFDDATIDVTDEGISVTAETARQHGTDLLVALRDAGLTVTGFNVRAPTLDDVFLAITGETVDTDGTGDNGDADATDATNDTGTAGSPASTGVDR; encoded by the coding sequence ATGGAACCCCGCGAATCGGTCGATTCCGCCGACGATCGACGAAACGCCTCCCAACCGGAGACGGGCCTCGATCCGACGGCTCGTGCGGGACCGTTCGCGGTATCGGTCTCGGACCTCCGGCTGACGTACTCGGACGGCACCGAGGCCGTCCGGAGGGTCGACCTCGCGGTTCCCGAAGGCGAGTTCTTCGGCTTTCTCGGCCCGAACGGCGCGGGCAAGACGACGACGATCAAGGTGTTGGCGACGCTGCTGTCGCCGACCGGCGGCGAGGTGCAGGTCAACGGTTTCGACGCCCGAAGCGAGTCGCGGAAGGTCCGGGAGTCGATCGGCTACATGGCCCAGGAGACGAGCATCGATCCCGAACTCACCGCCGAGGAGAACATCAAGTTCGCCTGCGAGGCCTACGGCGTGCCCCGCGGCGAGCGCGCCGATCGCATCGACCAGTTGCTCGATCTGGTCGGCCTCGCGGACGTTGCGGACAAGCGGGCCGACGAGTTCTCCGGCGGGATGAAAAAGCGCCTCGACGCCGCGACCGCGCTGGTCCACGAGCCGCCGCTGGTGTTTCTCGACGAACCGACGACCGGGCTCGACCCGAAGGCGCGCAACCGGCTCTGGGAGTACTTCCGGGCGATCAACGATCGCGGCACGACCATCTTCCTGACGACCCAGTACCTCGAAGAAGCGGATCAGCTCTGCGACCGCCTCGCGGTCATCAACGACGGCTCGATCGTCGCCGAGGGTTCGCCCGCCGACCTCAAGCGCCGCGTCGGCGGCGAGATCCTCGACGTGGAACTGCAGGACGGAGGAGACGATCGCGCGCGAGCCGCGACGATCGCCCGCGAGTTCGACGCGTTCGACGACGCGACGATCGACGTCACCGACGAGGGGATCAGCGTAACCGCCGAGACCGCCCGCCAGCACGGGACGGACCTGCTGGTCGCGCTCCGCGACGCCGGGCTGACGGTGACCGGCTTCAACGTCCGCGCGCCGACGCTGGACGACGTCTTCCTCGCGATCACCGGCGAGACGGTCGATACCGACGGCACCGGCGACAACGGCGATGCGGATGCGACCGACGCGACCAACGATACCGGCACCGCGGGATCGCCGGCGTCGACGGGGGTGGACCGATGA
- a CDS encoding DUF1328 domain-containing protein, with product MLELAILFLVIALVAGAFGATGVAGVSMAIAKWLVLLFLVLAVLSMLL from the coding sequence ATGCTCGAACTCGCAATCCTGTTCCTCGTGATCGCGCTCGTCGCCGGCGCGTTCGGCGCGACCGGCGTTGCAGGCGTGTCGATGGCGATCGCCAAGTGGCTCGTGCTGCTCTTCCTGGTCCTGGCCGTGCTGTCGATGCTGCTGTAG
- a CDS encoding aspartate kinase, translating to MRVVAKFGGTSLGSGDRINRAADSIAAAVEDGHEIAVVASAMGSTTDDLLEEITFETDDADRAQIVSMGERTSVRMLKAALSSRGVDATFLEPGSEEWPVITDEYGEVDVEETQERGLEVADSLDETVPVITGFLAEGPDGSVTTLGRGGSDTTAVMMGKYMEADEVVIVTDVEGVMTGDPNVVEGARNVGEISVDELRNLSFRGAEVVAPSALSYKDGKLDVRVVHYQHGDLLSGGTSIEGEFQNLVDLRERPLACLTVAGRAIRNQPGVFYHLSEALADSDVNIDAVASGLDTVTFYVDEDEAERAENILHREVIARDELSSVTVDEPMAVVRVTGGELPNQPGVISDIVNPLADARINVHDIITSATSVAIIVDWEDREETLELTQDLF from the coding sequence ATGCGCGTCGTAGCCAAGTTCGGGGGAACGAGTCTCGGCAGCGGCGATCGCATCAATCGCGCCGCGGACTCGATCGCCGCCGCCGTCGAAGACGGCCACGAGATCGCCGTCGTCGCCAGCGCGATGGGATCGACCACCGACGACCTGCTCGAGGAGATCACCTTCGAGACCGACGACGCCGATCGCGCCCAGATTGTCAGCATGGGCGAGCGGACGTCGGTCCGGATGCTCAAGGCCGCGCTGTCCTCGCGGGGCGTCGATGCTACGTTCCTCGAACCCGGCAGCGAAGAGTGGCCGGTCATCACGGACGAGTACGGCGAGGTCGACGTCGAAGAGACCCAGGAGCGTGGCCTCGAGGTCGCCGACTCACTCGACGAGACGGTCCCGGTCATCACCGGATTCCTCGCGGAGGGCCCGGACGGGTCGGTCACCACGCTCGGCCGCGGCGGCAGCGATACGACGGCCGTCATGATGGGCAAGTACATGGAGGCCGACGAGGTCGTCATCGTCACCGACGTCGAGGGGGTCATGACCGGCGACCCCAACGTCGTCGAAGGGGCCCGAAACGTCGGCGAGATCTCGGTCGACGAACTGCGGAACCTCTCGTTTCGCGGCGCCGAGGTCGTCGCCCCGTCCGCGCTGTCGTACAAGGACGGCAAACTCGACGTCCGCGTCGTCCACTACCAGCACGGCGATCTGCTCTCGGGCGGGACCAGCATCGAGGGCGAGTTCCAGAACCTCGTCGACCTGCGCGAGCGTCCGCTGGCCTGTCTCACCGTCGCGGGCCGGGCGATCCGCAACCAGCCCGGCGTCTTCTATCATCTCTCGGAGGCGCTCGCCGACAGCGACGTCAACATCGACGCCGTCGCGAGCGGCCTCGACACCGTCACCTTCTACGTCGACGAGGACGAGGCCGAGCGCGCCGAGAACATCCTCCACCGCGAGGTCATCGCCCGCGACGAACTCTCGAGCGTCACCGTCGACGAGCCGATGGCCGTCGTTCGAGTCACCGGCGGCGAACTCCCGAACCAGCCGGGCGTCATCAGCGATATCGTCAACCCGCTGGCCGACGCGCGGATCAACGTCCACGACATCATCACCAGCGCGACCAGCGTCGCGATCATCGTCGACTGGGAGGACCGCGAGGAGACCCTCGAACTCACCCAGGACCTGTTCTGA
- a CDS encoding acyl-CoA synthetase, which produces MPTDHNMPDYERVREGFSWEDVYEAAGWGAPERLNVAHEVCDRHAENNEKVALYQVSEDGELTALTFWELAARTNRFANVLESLGIDHGDRVFSYMPRVPEHYVALVGTLKRGAVFGGVNERFGPDGISYRLDDCDAKAIVTTPENRETVAEALDDAPSVEHVIVVSDDGTGIRRGDVSYHGEMETASREYDAAETGGEDDALLYYTSGTTGLAKGVLHKHRWVAGVAATQKYAVDLQEGDLYWSTGDLGWLTGPINTLGAWFWGTALFTYEGEFDPEAWADLLDRFPITVLFSVPTAYRMLREHERVLDDVSLDLRHALSIGEPLSAGVVEWGEETLGVTIHDTYGQTETGNMIVNNYPTMAVRPGSMGKPLPGIEAAVVDPETGEVLEPGETGEIAQRGDYPCFFAEYWEKPEQTANCFVDGPDGTWYLSGDLAHTDEDGYFWFEGRADDVILSSGYRIGPFEVESSLGEHEAVAEAAVVPKSHRERGNIVKAYVVPSEGATPSEELKKEIRTHVREELSAHEYPREIEFRDELPKTVTGKIRRTELRDEAEVED; this is translated from the coding sequence ATGCCAACGGACCACAACATGCCCGACTACGAGCGGGTTCGCGAGGGGTTCTCGTGGGAGGACGTCTACGAAGCGGCGGGCTGGGGCGCGCCGGAGCGGCTCAACGTCGCCCACGAGGTCTGCGATCGCCACGCCGAAAACAACGAGAAAGTCGCGCTCTACCAGGTGAGCGAGGACGGCGAGCTGACGGCGCTGACGTTCTGGGAACTGGCAGCGCGGACGAACCGGTTCGCGAACGTCCTCGAGTCGCTGGGTATCGATCACGGCGATCGCGTCTTCTCGTACATGCCGCGGGTACCGGAACACTACGTCGCGCTGGTCGGGACGCTCAAGCGCGGAGCCGTCTTCGGCGGCGTCAACGAGCGGTTCGGCCCCGACGGCATCTCCTACCGGCTGGACGACTGCGACGCGAAAGCGATCGTCACGACGCCCGAGAATCGCGAGACCGTCGCCGAGGCGCTGGACGACGCGCCCTCCGTCGAGCACGTGATCGTCGTCAGCGACGACGGGACGGGGATCCGACGCGGCGACGTCAGCTACCACGGCGAGATGGAGACCGCGAGCCGCGAGTACGACGCGGCGGAGACCGGCGGCGAGGACGACGCGCTGCTGTACTACACCAGCGGAACGACCGGGCTGGCGAAAGGGGTGTTGCACAAACACCGCTGGGTCGCGGGCGTCGCGGCGACCCAGAAGTACGCCGTCGACCTCCAGGAGGGCGACCTCTACTGGTCGACCGGCGATCTGGGCTGGCTCACCGGCCCGATCAACACGCTCGGCGCCTGGTTCTGGGGTACCGCGCTGTTCACCTACGAGGGCGAGTTCGACCCCGAGGCGTGGGCCGACCTGCTCGATCGGTTCCCGATCACGGTCCTGTTCTCGGTGCCGACGGCCTACCGCATGCTCCGCGAGCACGAGCGCGTCCTGGACGACGTTTCGCTGGACCTGCGCCACGCGCTGTCGATCGGTGAACCGCTCTCGGCCGGCGTCGTCGAGTGGGGCGAGGAGACGCTGGGCGTGACGATCCACGACACCTACGGCCAGACCGAGACGGGGAACATGATCGTCAACAACTACCCGACGATGGCGGTTCGACCGGGATCGATGGGCAAGCCGCTGCCCGGGATCGAAGCCGCCGTCGTCGACCCCGAGACCGGCGAAGTCCTGGAACCGGGCGAGACAGGCGAGATCGCCCAGCGCGGGGACTACCCCTGCTTCTTCGCGGAGTACTGGGAGAAGCCCGAACAGACGGCGAACTGCTTCGTCGACGGTCCCGACGGTACGTGGTATCTCTCGGGCGACCTCGCACACACCGACGAGGACGGCTACTTCTGGTTCGAGGGGCGGGCCGACGACGTCATCCTCTCGTCCGGCTACCGGATCGGCCCCTTCGAGGTCGAGAGTTCGCTGGGCGAGCACGAGGCCGTCGCCGAGGCTGCCGTCGTCCCGAAATCCCACCGCGAGCGGGGGAACATCGTAAAGGCCTACGTCGTGCCGAGCGAGGGCGCGACGCCCTCCGAGGAGTTGAAAAAAGAGATCCGAACCCACGTTCGCGAGGAGCTCTCGGCCCACGAGTACCCCCGCGAGATCGAGTTCCGCGACGAACTCCCGAAGACGGTCACCGGGAAGATCCGCCGGACGGAACTCCGAGACGAGGCGGAAGTCGAGGACTAA
- a CDS encoding amidohydrolase family protein has translation MSPPERRRSSEERRSPFRPAIDAHAHLFPERLAEAIQRALRAEAGWEFSNPTARPEIEEVLRSAGVAAYVALPYAHKPGIAAGLNDWLLERAAESTSLLPFATVHPDDDDVASIVRDAFEAGARGLKIHCPVQECRPADPRLEPALEIAAKYDRPITYHGGTAPMFQDSPYVGADAFAELVDSYPEIRVCCAHMGAYEVGAFLEFARNNENVYLDTTFAMSTSAPDTMGFDPSTIADETLIELSESIMYGSDYPNVPYPYRNERAGLLDRDLPEETARDIFYRTAIDYLGLEEAPVPRKNGE, from the coding sequence ATGTCTCCACCCGAACGGCGGCGGTCGTCCGAAGAACGCCGGTCCCCGTTTCGCCCCGCGATCGACGCCCACGCGCACCTGTTTCCCGAGCGGCTCGCCGAGGCGATTCAGCGCGCGCTCCGCGCCGAAGCCGGCTGGGAGTTCTCGAACCCGACGGCTCGACCCGAAATCGAGGAGGTCCTCCGATCAGCGGGCGTCGCCGCCTACGTCGCCCTGCCGTACGCGCACAAGCCCGGAATCGCGGCCGGTCTGAACGACTGGCTCCTCGAACGAGCGGCCGAGTCGACGTCCCTGCTCCCGTTCGCGACCGTCCACCCGGACGACGATGACGTCGCGAGTATCGTCCGTGACGCGTTCGAGGCGGGCGCTCGCGGGCTGAAGATCCACTGTCCGGTTCAGGAATGTCGCCCCGCAGATCCGCGACTCGAACCCGCACTGGAGATCGCAGCGAAGTACGATCGACCGATCACCTACCACGGCGGCACGGCGCCGATGTTCCAGGACAGCCCGTACGTCGGCGCGGACGCGTTCGCCGAACTGGTCGACTCCTACCCGGAGATTCGGGTCTGCTGTGCGCACATGGGTGCCTACGAGGTTGGCGCGTTCCTCGAGTTCGCGCGGAACAACGAGAACGTCTACCTCGACACGACGTTCGCGATGTCCACGTCCGCTCCCGACACGATGGGGTTCGATCCGTCGACGATCGCGGACGAGACGTTGATCGAACTCTCGGAATCCATCATGTACGGCTCGGACTACCCGAACGTTCCGTACCCGTATCGTAACGAGCGGGCCGGGCTGCTCGATCGAGATCTCCCAGAAGAAACGGCGCGGGATATCTTCTATCGGACCGCGATCGACTATCTGGGACTCGAAGAAGCGCCCGTCCCCAGGAAAAACGGCGAGTGA
- a CDS encoding DNA-directed DNA polymerase II small subunit, giving the protein MPLEGPARIVSELTNRGYNAEREAVTRIAAADDPQAVLERVIERVPAEALVVSTDHVETVLEANRERGAGDSEPDANAADRASGADSASDTDADASADASTSNPPVSTGAGAEDSPADGDRSPVETKGSRSAADRSVDPEARSLEIRNDMTGQSTGTGEYGDFVSVFRDRLNRLGSKLRGRVNHRPATAIQNMPGGGEVAMVGLVNDVRSTASGHWLIELEDATGTFPWLVMKDREYVDLVDELLCDEVLAMEGTLSDDSGIAFVDSMYFPDVPRTHEPSTADRPVQAALISDVHVGSQEFMADAWNRFADWLHTEAGEAVEYLLIAGDMVEGVGVYPNQDEELDIVDIYEQYEAFSERLKQVPGDLEIVMIPGNHDAVRLAEPQPGFDEELREIMSAHAPRIVSNPSTVTIEGVSVLMYHGVSLDEVIAELPAEKASYDEPHKAMYQLLKKRHVAPQFGGHTRLAPEEKDYLIIDEVPDIFHTGHVHKLGFGKYHNVLAINSGCWQAQTDFQKSVNIDPDSGYAPIVDLDTLDVTVQKFS; this is encoded by the coding sequence GTGCCACTCGAGGGTCCCGCCCGGATCGTCAGCGAACTCACGAACCGCGGCTACAACGCCGAGCGCGAGGCGGTGACGCGCATCGCCGCCGCGGACGACCCGCAGGCTGTCCTGGAACGCGTCATCGAGCGGGTTCCGGCGGAGGCGCTCGTCGTCAGCACGGACCACGTCGAAACGGTCCTGGAGGCCAACCGGGAGCGAGGCGCCGGCGACTCCGAACCGGACGCGAACGCCGCTGATCGGGCCAGCGGCGCCGATTCGGCGTCCGATACCGACGCCGATGCCAGTGCGGACGCATCAACGAGCAACCCCCCTGTTTCAACTGGAGCTGGCGCCGAGGATTCGCCAGCCGACGGTGACCGTTCTCCAGTTGAAACGAAGGGGTCTCGATCGGCGGCCGATCGCTCGGTCGACCCCGAGGCCCGATCGCTCGAGATTCGAAACGACATGACCGGGCAGAGTACGGGAACCGGCGAGTACGGCGATTTCGTGTCGGTGTTCCGGGATCGCCTCAATCGGCTCGGCTCGAAGCTGCGGGGACGGGTCAATCACCGGCCGGCGACGGCGATCCAGAACATGCCGGGCGGCGGTGAGGTCGCGATGGTCGGGCTGGTCAACGACGTGCGATCGACGGCCAGCGGCCACTGGCTGATCGAACTCGAGGACGCCACCGGAACGTTCCCGTGGCTCGTGATGAAAGACCGGGAGTACGTCGACCTCGTCGACGAACTGCTCTGCGACGAGGTGCTCGCCATGGAAGGGACGCTCTCGGACGACTCGGGGATCGCGTTCGTCGATTCGATGTACTTCCCCGACGTTCCTCGAACCCACGAACCGTCGACGGCCGATCGGCCGGTTCAGGCGGCGCTCATCAGCGACGTCCACGTCGGTAGCCAGGAGTTCATGGCGGACGCGTGGAACCGGTTCGCGGACTGGCTCCACACCGAGGCGGGCGAGGCCGTCGAGTACCTGCTGATCGCGGGCGACATGGTCGAGGGCGTCGGCGTCTACCCCAATCAGGACGAGGAACTCGACATCGTCGATATCTACGAGCAGTACGAGGCGTTCAGCGAGCGCCTGAAACAGGTTCCCGGCGACCTCGAGATCGTCATGATCCCGGGCAACCACGACGCGGTGCGCCTGGCGGAGCCCCAGCCCGGGTTCGACGAGGAACTCCGGGAAATCATGTCGGCCCATGCCCCGCGCATCGTGAGCAACCCGTCGACGGTGACGATCGAGGGCGTCTCCGTTCTCATGTACCACGGCGTCTCGCTCGACGAGGTAATCGCGGAGCTTCCCGCAGAGAAAGCGAGCTACGACGAGCCCCACAAGGCGATGTACCAGCTCCTGAAGAAGCGCCACGTCGCACCACAGTTCGGGGGCCACACCCGCCTCGCACCCGAGGAGAAGGACTACCTCATCATCGACGAGGTGCCCGACATCTTCCACACGGGTCACGTCCACAAACTCGGCTTCGGCAAGTACCACAACGTGCTCGCGATCAACTCCGGCTGCTGGCAGGCCCAGACCGACTTCCAGAAGAGCGTCAATATCGACCCCGACTCGGGGTACGCCCCGATCGTCGATCTCGACACGCTCGACGTGACGGTCCAAAAGTTCAGTTAG